In one window of Phoenix dactylifera cultivar Barhee BC4 unplaced genomic scaffold, palm_55x_up_171113_PBpolish2nd_filt_p 000297F, whole genome shotgun sequence DNA:
- the LOC103713372 gene encoding F-box protein FBW2-like: MAADEMSRTVPFVCRGWREAVLGPYCWAEIDLEQWCRRVNRSDVIDSAMRRLVRRSRGNLRRLSAYRLGNSAFSYVAISADKQYSRFTGMTQIIKVTTSIARFLNILQIPMSEVTDQMVEKHAESLSALTVLDISNCLKITSKGIESLGKHCKSLIQLRRNMPPPDYEWSQDGTVNAKVDESEALSVANTMPRLEYLELAYGRFSDCGLDAILTNCHYLHVLDIRGCWKVDINEGIERKCHLIQSFKSPWYDEYEPVCSDNGDDNDEDVDGVDDAELVDVDTVDESNDETW, translated from the exons ATGGCGGCGGACGAGATGTCGAGGACGGTGCCGTTCGTGTGCCGGGGGTGGCGGGAGGCGGTGCTGGGGCCGTACTGCTGGGCCGAGATCGACTTGGAACAGTGGTGCCGCCGGGTGAACCGCTCCGATGTCATCGACTCGGCGATGAGGAGGCTCGTCCGCCGCAGCCGGGGCAACCTTCGCCGCCTCTCTGCCTACCGCCTCGGCAACTCCGCCTTCTCCTACGTCGCCATCTC TGCTGATAAGCAGTATTCG AGATTTACGGGGATGACACAAATTATCAAAGTTACAACATCCAT TGCAAGGTTCCTGAATATCCTCCAGATTCCAATGAGTGAAGTAACCGATCAAATGGTGGAGAAGCATGCAGAATCACTTTCAGCTCTAACTGTACTGGACATTAGCAACTGCCTCAAGATCACCTCCAAGGGCATCGAGTCCCTGGGAAAGCATTGCAAGTCCCTGATTCAGCTGAGGAGGAACATGCCTCCGCCAGACTATGAATGGAGCCAGGATGGCACTGTGAATGCCAAGGTAGATGAGTCAGAGGCATTGTCTGTGGCCAACACTATGCCAAGGCTTGAATACCTTGAACTTGCCTATGGACGTTTTAGTGACTGTGGGCTAGATGCCATTCTCACCAACTGCCATTATCTCCATGTCCTTGACATCCGTGGGTGCTGGAAAGTAGATATAAATGAAGGTATTGAGCGCAAGTGTCACTTAATTCAGTCCTTCAAAAGCCCTTGGTATGATGAATATGAGCCTGTTTGTTCTGACAATGGAGATGACAAtgatgaggatgttgatggagtCGATGATGCTGAACTGGTGGATGTGGACACTGTTGATGAATCAAATGATGAGACTTGGTAG